Sequence from the Vicia villosa cultivar HV-30 ecotype Madison, WI unplaced genomic scaffold, Vvil1.0 ctg.001165F_1_1, whole genome shotgun sequence genome:
TCCAGCTAGAAAATATTATGCAATTATATGTCATCTACCAAAATCAAATTAGAGCATTTAACCATAAGTATATCACATCATATTCACTTTAAAATACAACACAGGAAAATAAAGTTTAAACAAAATTCACAATTTGGGCTCAAATTGGGTTCAAAATAATGTTTGGGGTTCTACCATATTGGGCTCAATATTAATAGATTTAGGGTTCTATCATAAATATGGAATATGGAGGAACTTTGTTTAGGGATGAAGGATTAGTTTGTAAAACATAGACTTGTTACTGTTTCTGCATATGTAATCCTACTTTACAAATTACAAGAATAATAATCCATATTGGAGCTAGaaatgaaatttttgaaacaaaataaggccccctcaatagggcccaaaaataacacattaattaaggggcctaaaattatggggcctaaAATATTTCTCATTAACAAAGGGCTTAATAAAGTAGGGCTTTAGTGGGGCCAAAAAATAGGGACTTTGAAAAATTGGGCTTATTTGACAACTCTACTTATAAGGCTGTAAGCATAAATTCTACAATGATACTAAAGAGTCAGATTCATTGTTGGGAAAATATCTGTGCTATTCTACATGCATTTGTCCATGCTTAAGGTGTCGAGTTCTACATCGTGAGGGTGAGAGGCTGTATTGAGAGCCCCGCTTATGCTTACCCGATTCGCAGAAACTCACAGAATATAAAAGAAATGGATTAAAATGCACAAATACTGGAATGATAGTGTTATTTCTAAAAATGAAAGATAACTGCAAAAGGATGAATATCCTAATGCCCACAGAGGCAACGACTTCCCTGTCAGCCGCATCTTAAAAGGAACATTTCTTCATTAATACATCGTCAAATTTTGTAGTAGTGAAGTGAATGCATATTTATTCTTGACTGGTAGTGGTAAGTGCTATGTCTGGTCTGTAATTGGTTTCCAGGTATTAACACCGCAATATTTTCGTGCAGATTCTACTTTGACTTCAGTCCAACTTATGTTGGATGTGGTCTTATTTGCCCCCATATAGTGAATTGCTCTGCTTTTCTTGGAGCTATTGTTTCATGGGGCTTTCTGTGGCCTTTCGTCTCCAAGCATTCTGGGGACTGGTATCCAGCTGACCTTGGTAGCAATGATTTCAAAGGTCTTTATGGATACAAGGTATGGCTAAGCAAGTATACTTGCAGGATATCGGTTTATTATCTTTATGCCAACCCTACTTGTTGTGATCTATGCCTATGCCTGTAGTTATGCAGTAAGAACAGGCATAGATCTTTGGTAAAAATTCTAGCATTTTTTGCCTTTCCTCATTGGTTAGTTGATATATTTAAATGTGATTCTGCAGTAAGTATTTTACATCGTTATCATGTTTTGTGCAGGTATTTATATCTATTGCCATTATATTAGGAGACGGTCTTTACAATCTAGTTAAAATTATAGTGATAACCATTAGGGAGATGTGGAGGACAAGATCCAAACAGAACAGCCTTCCTGTTGTGACTGAGGTTCCTGGTGAGTAAAATCGAATACATTTCTAACTATTTCCTGTTGATAAGCAtgggcggagccaaggcccagctagcccgggctcaactcctattttctttgtactcctcccaatttaatagtcgatttttagacaaaatcaggggcaaaattagtaaaaatagtgtgaaaattaaaacaaatgaataatcaatggtgtaaagtttttgcccagactgcctaaaattcctggctccgccactatAAGCATGATTTTTTCTCCTTTATTATTGTAATCTAATTCTGAACATAGaagttaatttatttttctttcatattCATATTCTCAGACAGCGATAGTTCTGAACTGCACttagaagaaaagaaaagggatGAAGTATTTTTGAAGGAAGGGATACCATCCTGGTTTGCAGCATCTGGATATGTAGGCTTGGCAGCGATATCCATCGTAACAATACCAGTTATTTTTCCTCCTCTCAAATGGTACTTAGTTCTATGTTCTTACATCCTTGCCCCCGCCCTTGCCTTTTGCAACTCTTACGGCACAGGGCTCACGGATTGGAGTCTTGCATCCACATACGGCAAGATTGGTCTTTTCATCGTTGCGGCAATAGTTGGCACAAACGGAGGGGTAATTGCAGGTATAGCGGCTTGTGCTACAATGATGTCCATTGTTGCAACCGCAGCTGATCTCATGCAAGATTTCAAGACAGGTTACCTCACCCTCTCGTCGGCAAAATCCATGTTTGTGAGCCAGTTGTTAGGAACAGCTATGGGATGTATAATTGCTCCCCTCACATTCTGGATGTTCTGGACTGCATTCGACATAGGATCACCTGATGGCCCGTACAAAGCACCATATGCAGTGATATTAAGGGAAATGGCCATTCTTGGCGTCGAGGGATTCTCAGAGCTTCCAAAATATTGCATGGAAATGTGCGGCGGTTTCTTTGCAGGGGCATTGGCTATTAATCTTATGAGGGACGTGGTTCCCAAGAAATACTCGCAGTACATTCCAATTCCAATGGCAATGGCAGTTCCTTTCTACATTGGTGCTTACTTTGCAGTTGATATGTTTATTGGAACTGTAATATTGTTTGTGTGGGAACAAgtgaatagaaaagattcagaagaTTATGCTGGAGCTGTTGCTTCTGGTTTGATTTGTGGTGATGGGATATGGACTATTCCTTCAGCAATTCTCTCTATTTTGAGGATTAATCCACCAATTTGCATGTACTTCGGACCTTCCGCAAGCAGCTGAGTTACAGAGAAACTTTCCTCACCTCACATGGTTTCAGAATCGGAAGTGTATCAGGATGACATGGTTTTTCTGGAAGCGTACAACACGAAAATTGCGTTCTTTTTATAACGTGTCTGGAACAAATTCCCTGGCTGAGTCAACTAATTTGAGGCTGTCTTCGAAACCTTGATGTCTGTTGGCGTTGTGTATGTAAATAAATCTAGATGTAAGGTTGAAGGGAGCATCCATATTTGGTTTCTTTATGTATCTCTTTGCAAAGGGTGCCTTCACTGTTGATTAGTTATATTACATTGATTTGATACTATGTATAAAATGTCtcttatgatttatttattatctactttttttttattttttatattaagctAAGTTCTTTTGGAGCACTAAATCTAATTTTACTcccttatattttatattaataacgTTTTATTTCATTGCACTCCACAAGTTagattaagtttaaaaaaatggagaaagattaagtttaaaaaaatggaGAAGTAGATAGAATGGATTCCTTTATATTCCATTCCATCCATTACTTATCATTCTAAACAATAGAATCACATTATTTACCACTCTATTTCAGTCTATCATTCAAATATACCTTCACTTACCTTAGCAACCTTAGAATATCAGATTTTCATCATAAAGAACAACCTAATTTTTGAGACCTTGCATATAATAAAATGCTCTAGTGACTCAGAATGACATATTCATACGTGGTCTAAGTAAACTAAAGGTCCACTTCTATGATTTCATCTATATTGAATCATAATTCATATCACTTTCACATATGAATATGATGGAGAAGAAGGAAGAGGTTGTTATCTAGAATTAGTTTGTTTATATTTGAACCGAAGTCTGTTTTGTCAATGATAAATTTTATTAGTAAAAAAGAGTAGATTGTCTATGATAAACTTTATTAGTAAAAAAGAGTAACTATCAAGTTATCAAgtacataaataaaaaaataattggtTTGTGTTAAGAATACTGAATACAGAGAAATAAAAGAGACTGGTAGTATATAATTTCTCGTAAAACGATTGGTGTGTTTTACATATACCACGAAGTGGTATTTATAGTAGTGAGGTTTCATCATTTGATGTGCATATATGTTACTGTGTCAAGTTGAATAATGTTCATTGGTATTTCAAAACAGTTGTCATAATGATTACTTATTATTATAACACTCCCCCTTTTTGAAATATTTGCCGTAGTGCTCCGTTGAAGTCTTGTTGAGACGAATCCTATGGGAACATaagttgcctcgttaaaaaccttattaGGAAAAACCCATTGGGATAAAAACCTTAATAagggaaaaagagtacaacattATGCTCCCCCTTAACAGAACACCTATAGGTTCTTTTTAAAGATCTCGAAGGTGACACATTCCAATATTTTGTACATGCTTCTTGAAAATTGATGTAGGAAGTGCCTTTGTAAAGAGATCTGCCACGTTATCACTTGAACGAATATACTAAATATCAACCTCTTTGTTTCTTTCCAGTTCTTGTGTGAATGAGAAAAACTTTGGAGGGATATGCTTGGTTATGTCACTTTTTATGTAACCTTCTTTCATCTGGGTAACACATGCCGCATTGTCTTCATACAAAATTGTTGGATTATTATCAATTGGTAAACCAGATGCTCCCTGGATATGTCGAGTTACCGATCGTAACCATCTACACTTTTTGCTTGCTTCATGAAGGGCAATTACTTCTGCATGATTTGAATAAGTTGCTACAAGAGTTTGCTTTTGAGATCTCCATGATATTGCAGTGTTGCCATATGTGAATATATATCCAGTTTGTGATTTAGCATTATGTGGGTCTGACAAATATCCTGCATCTGCATAACCAAGCAAaactggttttgtattgttagaataaaataaaccaaGATCAGATGTACCTCGAAGATATCGAAATATATGCTTTATTTCTTTCGAATGTCTTTTAGTAGGGCATGAACTAAATCTTGCTAGTAAATTCACTTCAAAAGCTATATCGGGTCTTGTATAGTTAGCAAGGTACATGAGTGCCCCAATGGCACTAAGGTATGGAACTTCTGCGCCAAGATCCTCTTCGTTACTTTCCTTAGGCCTAAAAGGATCCTTTTCAATATTAAGGGTTCCACCCATCATTGGACTACTCAAAGGATTTTCCTTGTCCATGTTGAACCTTCTCAATACCCTTTCTGTATAATTTGATTGATGTACTAATATACCATTTTTAGTGTACTCAATCTGTAAACCAAGGCAGAATCTAGTTTTTCCCAAatctttcatttcaaattctttctttaaataatttcttgcttctttgatttctttattagtcccaatgatatttaaatcatcaacataaacagcaATTATTACAAATCCAGAtgttgtttttcttataaaaacacaAGGACAAATAGGATTATTCTCATAGCCTTCTTTAAGTAAATATTCACTTAGTCTATTGTACCACATGTGCCcggattgttttaatccatacaatgatCTTTGCAACTTAATTGCATACATTTCTCTAGGTTTTGATGTCTTTGGCATTTTAAATCCTTCTGGGATTTTCATGTATATACCAGTATCAAGTGATCCATATAAATAAGCAGTAACAACACCCATAAGATACATATCAAGATTGTTAAATACTGATAAACCAATTAAATAACGAAAAGTAATGGCATCCATAACAGGAGAATATGTTACCTCATAATCAATTCCTGGTCTTTGGTAAAAACCTTGTGCAACGAGACGAGCTTTGTATTTGacaatctcatttttctcatttcgtTTTCTTACAAAAACCCATTTATACCCAACACGTTTCACACCTTTAGGTATAGCCACAATAGAGCCAAATACTTTTCGATTATTAAGAGAATTTAACTCAGTATCTATAGCATCTTTCCAATTTTTCCAGTCATGTCTATTTTGACATTCATTCATATTTCGTGGTTCTGGATCATCAATAATAATTTCACATGCAATggaaaatgaaaatatttcatcTATATTCATACCTTTTCGGTTCCACAAATTTCTCGtatcaacataattaattgaaatctcAAGATCATTCTTATTTCTAGTTTCACTATCAATGatttcattttcatcatcttgTGCTTCTTCGAGAGCACGCTTTTCAATTTTGGACTTATCATTATCTAGTGTCTTTTCAAGATCACTTTCAATCATATTCATCTTTtctattccctttctttttcgggGATTTTTGTCTTTGGATCCCATAGGTCGGCCACGTTTCAAGTGTGCCTTAGATGTACTTGCttcattattttgatttgaaataTCAATCCTAGTTGGGACATTTATAGCCGGTACACGTGactttgttactcttttcaaatcagtAAATGAATCTGGCAATTCATTTGCTAAATCTTGTAAGTGaactattttttttacattttcttCCCACGATCTATTATATGGGTCCAAATGTAATAAATGAGGTACatgctgtaacaccccataatttcagtttattaatttgatttggatttaaattaaataagtggaattttagtattttaattggatttaattggaaaatgatggagtaaagctattgggcttatggtgtgatgttagtaaaagaggggtgctaattagttagaccttttactaagttgtggttaatttattttattttatttttcataaaataagaaaaaggaatcatttgggagaaaggaagaacacgtgaaaagggcaagagaagagaaagaggcaagaacgtgaaaccgaaaggagagcattcaagagattcatcgaggtaaggggggactcttccttttagtatctcttatgtgatcttagagaataggtagattgatgtatggtttgattcaattagacattggggttgttaggttaggttgttataattggattgaattgatgataattgtgtgaactatttggttaataatgcgttcaaatgatgttttgtggtgtataattgaatatatgatgattgtatgcctgtatgtgatgtctggaatcgtttttgggtgaaaagggtgtgaaatcgcagggtctgtcgcagacttggggtttgctgaaatcgcaggtccgctgagcggaggggggtccgctgagcggaggtcccaacttATTTCGCTTCTGTTAGACGttgctagtggtccgctgagcggaggtctgaaggatttcgtttctgccttgcttcgctgagcgaaccttgctgagcgagaattttctaaaactttaaaataacgtatcttttgatccgtgaatcatttcttagtgccgttttgagcgttgtgcaagtaattaaatgttttatatgatggatgatgaatatgggcagtagccgactttattcctttaaaactcaatttaattacttgatgagaattgaacattgtgtgcatatgagataagtgtgacaatgtgtttgatgtgatgatgaattggttgtgattattattatgattgtgatgaatgcatgactatgtGAATggtgttgaaaacatgtacatacttattcggtgatgtggtgttgagatgaattgttcatcgtgattcggtgatgtttttaagtatgttatgtgtgtttcattcattcatatgcatttgatgttggatcccggtgatgtttggatcgttggtggacatatttcccattgtgcggaaattgtgtcggtgggccgtatctcgatgaggcgtagatcggttaggtggattgattccacggtttattggtgccacatgcatagtgtcggttgtgtcatatgcattttgacataacatgattgtatggatttctgtgttatgtgttgtaatctattattgtgtgaatctgaatatgtataattgggtgaacggtatattatgatgcttgttatttatgaattgcataatatttactaattgagaatgagactcacccttacatgttgtcattttcagattgaggagtagcggcattagtgcttggtgaggatgactcgtagagtttatccgtttatattgggtcgtgtcggtcatgctctgatctgtaaccctggggaacgatagttttagagttttatgagattattcCATTTTATTGGTGCTGGATTATATTTctgtttggttgtatttgatgatgtttcgtattccgctgtaataaacatgattatgttttggtgaaccgtttcctaacgaagcatgactttgaccatgattggttcatttattttaaataattgtggcacccttgtgtgtatgtttttactctgattatttatttaaattgctgcggggttcagagtcatcgattgtgctgagaacctgaaagtgaggtatgacactcatatgttgtccgaagaggctgatgaatggtggatggctactagagctgaattggatgctgacggtgtagctatttcctgggctgtgttcaaaagagagtttctgaggaggtattttcctgaagacgttcgaggcaggaaagaaatcgaatttttggagctgactcagggtaatatgacggtaccagagtatgcttcgaaatttgttgagttggcgaagtactacatTCACTATAACAATGACGAAGCTAGTGAATtatcaaagtgcatcaagtttgagaatggtcttcgcgatgagatcaagcaaggaatccggtatcagaggattcggcgatttgtcgatttagtggactgtagtaggatctttgaagaggataaccttaagctgaagtcatctcactctcgcgagttggttgacaagaaaggtaagaagcctatggatagaggtaagccatatgatagaggaaatcctagagctggggattggaagaggcctagtgggggagattctggtgctcccgttaggtgctataactgtggtgagactgggcatagaaggaatgagtgcaagagtggtgAAAAGAAATGCTTCAGGTGTGGTAAgacgggtcatattgcttctgattgtagggtgaagatcgtgacttgctacaattgcggcgaagagggtcacatcagtccacactgcactaaaccgaagaaggatcaggatggtggaaaagtctttgccttgtctgggtcagagactactccggaagatcgtctgattaaaggtacgtgttttatccatgacacacctttagttgccattattgatactggagcgactcattcgttcatttcattggattgtgctaaacgattgggattagaaatatctgttattcatggaagtatggttattgacactcctgcgtcgggttcagtaactacttcttctgcttgtttaaactgtcctattgacatatttggtagaaagtttggaatggacttagtgtgccttcctcttgaacaacttgacatcattttggggatgaactggttgcaatttaatcgagttcatatcaattgttttacgaagacggttatctttcctgaagaggttagtgttgagaatttgactatgtcagtcaaatagatgaatttagctgtcaatgatggagcagtggtatttatgttgtgctcttcaatggaagtgaaagggggcgatAATACTGGTGAGCTACGAGTAGTaaatgagtatccggaagtattTCCAGGAGATGTTAATGAgatgccacctgaaagagaagtggagttcgctatagaattgattcctggaactagtcctgtgtcgatggcaccgtatcgcatgtcggcatcggaattggctgaactgaagaaacaattagaggaattgttggaaaagaagtttattcgtcctagtgtgtcgccgtggagtgcaccggtactgttggttaagaagaaagaaggttcaatgaggctatgtgttgattatagacaactgaacaaggtgacaatcaataatcgataccctttgccaaggattgatgatttgatggatcaattggttggagcttgtgtgtttagcaaaatttatCTGAGGTATGGATATCActaaattcgtgtgaaggcagaagatattcagaaaacggaattccgaacgaggtatggacactatgaatattctgttatgccatttggagttactaatgcacctggtgttttcatggagtatatgaacaggatatttcacccgtatcttgacaagtttgtggtagtgttcattgatgacattctaatttactcgaagagtgatgaagaacatgcagagcatttgagagtggtattggagctattgaaggagaagaagttgtatgcgaaattgtctaaatgtgaattctggttggaggaagtaagttttcttggccatgtaatttcaaagaatggtatcgcggtggatcctatgaaggtagaagcagtatctcaatgggagacgccgaagaatgcttcagagattcatagttttcttggtctggcaggttactatagaaagttcattgaaggattttcaaagttggcgttaccaatgactaagttaacgaggaaaggacaagtatttgtatgggattcagaatgcgagaaaggttttcaagaattgaa
This genomic interval carries:
- the LOC131633702 gene encoding probable metal-nicotianamine transporter YSL6, whose amino-acid sequence is MGTETTSIDHITEPLIQEPQTTDSKSEFLSEPVPEWREQITVRGLVVSGVLGCLFCIITHKLNLTVGIIPSLNVAAGLLGFFFVKTWTGLLTKIGVFTKPFTRQENTVIQTCVVACYGLAFSGGFGSSLIAMDQRTYELIGPDYPGNRAEDVKNPGLGWMIGFMFVVSFLGLFSLVPLRKVMVLDYKLTYPSGTATAMLINSFHTKSGAELAGNQVRQLGKYLSISFFWSCFKWFFSGIGDSCGFDNFPSFGLTLFKNTFYFDFSPTYVGCGLICPHIVNCSAFLGAIVSWGFLWPFVSKHSGDWYPADLGSNDFKGLYGYKVFISIAIILGDGLYNLVKIIVITIREMWRTRSKQNSLPVVTEVPDSDSSELHLEEKKRDEVFLKEGIPSWFAASGYVGLAAISIVTIPVIFPPLKWYLVLCSYILAPALAFCNSYGTGLTDWSLASTYGKIGLFIVAAIVGTNGGVIAGIAACATMMSIVATAADLMQDFKTGYLTLSSAKSMFVSQLLGTAMGCIIAPLTFWMFWTAFDIGSPDGPYKAPYAVILREMAILGVEGFSELPKYCMEMCGGFFAGALAINLMRDVVPKKYSQYIPIPMAMAVPFYIGAYFAVDMFIGTVILFVWEQVNRKDSEDYAGAVASGLICGDGIWTIPSAILSILRINPPICMYFGPSASS